In one Pseudomonas sp. Bout1 genomic region, the following are encoded:
- a CDS encoding GNAT family protein — protein sequence MSTALPNLSTPRLLLRALQKDQAETLCTLANGPLIADNTAAIPSPYTLETALTFIEGLEEKYRTGLLNLGMHLRDTDELIGIVSLRVSSAHHYGHLGGWVAAHCRNLGYAAEAATAVMDFGFAQLELHRVGSQCFSRNKESARVMQKIGLRYEGCMRGAFLKNGVHEDMLVFGQVREDWKERG from the coding sequence ATGAGCACTGCACTGCCGAATTTATCTACCCCGCGTTTGCTGTTGAGGGCGCTGCAAAAGGATCAGGCCGAGACGCTTTGCACGCTCGCCAACGGGCCGCTGATTGCCGATAACACCGCAGCGATTCCGTCGCCTTACACGTTGGAAACGGCACTGACGTTTATTGAGGGCTTGGAAGAAAAATACCGCACTGGTCTGTTGAACCTCGGCATGCATCTGCGTGACACGGATGAGCTGATCGGCATTGTCAGCCTCAGAGTTTCTTCGGCCCATCACTACGGGCATCTGGGCGGTTGGGTGGCGGCGCACTGTCGCAATCTGGGGTATGCAGCCGAAGCGGCCACCGCAGTGATGGACTTTGGTTTTGCACAACTGGAACTGCATCGTGTCGGTAGTCAGTGCTTCAGCCGCAACAAGGAGTCGGCGCGGGTCATGCAGAAAATCGGCCTGCGTTACGAAGGCTGCATGCGCGGCGCGTTTCTGAAGAACGGGGTGCATGAAGACATGCTGGTGTTCGGGCAGGTGCGGGAAGACTGGAAGGAGCGCGGTTGA
- a CDS encoding biopolymer transporter ExbD, with the protein MRTWDEPKKRKAHIELIPMIDVMMFLLVFFVLVSLNVIPALGMKTQLPSASSSQQLKPQNKFILTLGLEGQLQLDGKDLAVDALVPALKAAEKPDTKSTIIVNSDKGVEVSRLVEVMDTLRMGGFTSVSIATKKS; encoded by the coding sequence ATGAGAACTTGGGATGAACCCAAAAAGCGCAAGGCACACATCGAACTGATCCCGATGATCGACGTGATGATGTTCCTGTTGGTATTTTTTGTACTGGTGAGTTTGAACGTGATTCCGGCCCTGGGCATGAAGACTCAACTGCCGAGCGCCAGCAGTTCACAGCAGCTCAAGCCGCAGAATAAATTCATCCTGACCCTGGGCCTGGAAGGCCAGTTGCAACTCGATGGCAAGGACCTGGCGGTCGACGCGTTGGTGCCTGCACTCAAGGCCGCCGAGAAGCCCGACACCAAGTCGACGATCATCGTCAACAGCGACAAAGGCGTGGAAGTATCGCGCCTGGTCGAGGTGATGGACACCCTGCGCATGGGTGGCTTTACCTCCGTCTCCATCGCCACGAAAAAGTCCTGA
- a CDS encoding energy transducer TonB: MYALFRARRLLGSVPALIALVLIALGIQSQPLKIQPTYDESAVELALVEPEPEVVPEPAVEQEPPPPVIEDEEAEPAPPPPPPKPVPKPLPKPEPKPKPVPKPVATKPTPTPAPAPVAAKPMQAVAAPTPAPAAPPAPSKVDGQALEGGYLKGLRNELDTYKQYPTGRQASLERPSGEVVVWLMVDRQGRVLDSGIQTPGPSMLLNRAATNSLRRIKQVKPFPEQAFGGRNEQRFTATFNYSVQ, from the coding sequence ATGTATGCCTTGTTTCGTGCGCGTCGGCTGCTGGGCAGTGTCCCGGCCCTGATCGCCCTGGTGCTGATTGCACTGGGTATCCAGTCCCAACCCTTGAAGATCCAGCCTACGTACGACGAGTCGGCGGTTGAACTCGCGTTGGTCGAGCCCGAGCCGGAAGTGGTGCCAGAACCGGCGGTGGAGCAAGAGCCGCCACCGCCGGTGATCGAGGACGAAGAGGCCGAGCCGGCCCCACCACCGCCTCCACCCAAGCCCGTGCCCAAGCCATTGCCAAAACCTGAGCCCAAGCCAAAACCCGTGCCCAAGCCGGTGGCCACTAAGCCAACGCCAACGCCTGCGCCAGCCCCGGTCGCCGCCAAGCCGATGCAGGCCGTTGCCGCACCCACGCCGGCACCCGCCGCCCCGCCCGCGCCGTCGAAAGTCGACGGCCAGGCCCTGGAAGGCGGCTACCTCAAGGGTTTGCGCAACGAGTTGGACACGTACAAGCAATACCCCACCGGGCGCCAGGCGTCCCTCGAACGTCCCAGTGGCGAGGTGGTGGTTTGGTTAATGGTGGACCGCCAAGGCCGCGTCCTCGACTCCGGGATCCAGACCCCGGGGCCGAGCATGCTGCTCAACCGGGCCGCCACCAACAGCCTGCGCCGTATCAAGCAGGTGAAACCGTTCCCCGAACAAGCCTTCGGCGGACGTAACGAGCAGCGCTTCACCGCCACCTTCAACTACAGCGTGCAATAA
- a CDS encoding TonB-dependent receptor: MRFTRIHLALVAASMGHGMVMADTNDSDVGTIGVQGKATAGGGYMVQEESAKGRSTITKEALDKQTATGNAIDKLKYTPGLNISSEDNTGLSGFRFTMRGMNSDQVGMSVDGMPINDSGNYALYSNLLGDPENIDQIFVTQGSSEADGPHIGSSGGNIGIVTIRPTKETGAFVKQVAGSNGTFKTFARLNTGEVNGLSNWLSASHTEGQMWRGSGAVRADKVEWNSFFDAGNGNTANLILKYHEQDNNSYSQLTKSQFQQYGRKYDPYPATPAVGANGKVSSYYDLAQNPFQTFTAVLNTQYKLSDNLSLSVIPYYYYGNGSGVGSSAYALNSGSNKGGVFDLGNLPTQAQYNADGSSTTGVYYRPSRTQTWRPGITTKLNWDLGDHSLQFGYWYERARQSQTQPFIALKNNGKPSDTWPDGNSVVDANGNTVQGRDRYTVTPAQKVWAQDTWYINSDWTLIGGLAFMNVEREGTNHGSLTEQPGKASQTYNKLLPNAGLKYQIDERDQLFYSLSRNMRIPQNYVLYDKGVGSLDSKPELSWNQELGWRYTGEDSTLAATLFYMQFKNRQLTSLDSNGDSADINAGTVINKGLELEWSGKLAHNFNYYTSYTYTSSEQQDDLTVYSAGKPIVLPTSGKQFANVPKNMLAANIGYDDGRFYGTFGGKFTSKLYGDLTNDEAISARTIFNLGAGIYLPVDKKVVKDATLRLNVDNLFDKKYLDGVYTTKTNSASYSGFRDGDPAYIVGLDRTVTVSLEANF, translated from the coding sequence ATGAGGTTCACGCGCATTCATCTGGCACTTGTTGCCGCGAGTATGGGCCATGGGATGGTCATGGCCGACACGAACGACAGTGACGTCGGCACCATTGGGGTACAGGGGAAGGCCACGGCAGGTGGCGGTTACATGGTGCAGGAAGAGAGCGCCAAGGGCCGCTCGACCATCACCAAGGAAGCGCTGGATAAACAGACGGCCACTGGCAACGCGATCGACAAGCTCAAGTACACCCCGGGGCTGAACATCTCCAGCGAAGACAACACCGGCCTCTCGGGTTTCCGCTTCACCATGCGCGGCATGAACTCCGACCAGGTGGGCATGTCGGTGGACGGCATGCCGATCAACGACTCCGGCAACTACGCGCTGTACTCCAACCTGTTGGGCGACCCGGAAAACATCGACCAGATTTTCGTCACCCAAGGCTCGTCGGAAGCCGACGGCCCGCACATCGGTTCCAGCGGCGGCAACATTGGTATCGTGACCATTCGCCCCACCAAGGAAACCGGTGCCTTCGTCAAACAGGTAGCGGGCAGCAATGGCACCTTCAAGACCTTCGCACGCCTGAACACCGGCGAAGTCAACGGCTTGAGCAACTGGCTGTCGGCCTCCCACACCGAAGGCCAGATGTGGCGCGGCTCGGGTGCCGTGCGGGCGGACAAGGTGGAGTGGAACAGCTTCTTCGACGCCGGCAACGGCAACACCGCCAACCTGATTCTCAAGTACCACGAGCAGGACAACAACAGTTATAGCCAACTGACCAAGTCGCAGTTCCAGCAGTACGGCCGCAAGTACGACCCATACCCGGCAACACCGGCCGTGGGCGCCAATGGCAAGGTCAGCAGCTACTACGACCTGGCGCAGAACCCGTTCCAGACCTTCACAGCCGTGCTCAACACCCAGTACAAGTTGAGCGACAACCTGTCCCTCTCGGTGATCCCGTATTACTACTACGGCAACGGCAGCGGCGTGGGCTCCTCCGCGTACGCGCTGAACAGCGGCTCGAACAAGGGCGGCGTTTTCGACCTTGGCAACCTGCCGACGCAGGCCCAATACAACGCCGACGGCTCCTCCACCACCGGCGTCTACTACCGCCCTTCGCGCACCCAGACCTGGCGCCCAGGCATCACCACCAAGCTGAACTGGGACCTGGGCGACCACAGCCTGCAGTTCGGCTACTGGTACGAACGCGCCCGCCAAAGCCAGACCCAACCGTTCATTGCCCTCAAGAACAACGGCAAGCCAAGCGACACCTGGCCGGACGGCAATTCCGTGGTCGACGCCAACGGCAACACGGTACAGGGCCGCGACCGATACACCGTGACCCCGGCGCAAAAAGTCTGGGCCCAGGACACCTGGTATATCAACTCGGACTGGACGCTGATAGGCGGCCTGGCCTTCATGAATGTCGAGCGTGAGGGCACCAACCACGGCAGCCTCACCGAGCAACCGGGCAAGGCCAGCCAGACCTACAACAAATTGCTGCCCAACGCCGGCCTGAAATACCAGATCGACGAGCGTGACCAGTTGTTCTACAGCCTGTCGCGCAACATGCGCATTCCGCAAAACTACGTGCTGTACGACAAGGGCGTCGGCTCCCTCGACTCCAAGCCGGAACTCAGCTGGAACCAGGAACTGGGTTGGCGCTACACCGGCGAAGACAGCACCCTCGCCGCCACCCTGTTCTACATGCAGTTCAAAAATCGCCAGCTCACCTCTCTGGACAGCAACGGTGATTCGGCCGACATCAACGCCGGCACCGTCATCAACAAAGGCCTGGAGCTGGAGTGGAGCGGCAAGCTGGCGCACAACTTCAACTACTACACCTCCTACACCTACACCAGTTCCGAACAGCAGGACGACCTGACGGTGTACAGCGCCGGCAAGCCGATCGTATTGCCCACCAGCGGCAAGCAGTTCGCCAACGTGCCGAAGAACATGCTGGCAGCCAACATCGGGTATGACGACGGACGCTTCTACGGCACCTTCGGCGGCAAGTTCACCAGCAAACTCTATGGCGACCTGACCAACGATGAGGCCATCTCGGCGCGCACCATTTTCAACCTCGGCGCCGGTATCTACCTGCCGGTGGACAAGAAGGTGGTCAAGGACGCAACCCTGCGCCTGAACGTCGACAACCTGTTTGACAAGAAGTACCTGGACGGCGTGTACACCACCAAGACCAACTCGGCGAGCTACAGCGGTTTCCGCGACGGCGACCCGGCTTACATCGTTGGCCTGGACCGTACCGTCACGGTTTCCCTGGAAGCGAATTTCTAA
- a CDS encoding MotA/TolQ/ExbB proton channel family protein, whose translation MDMDLLHQITFYVMYAALAIAIFITIERGIYFAYVRRQARALTEVLGAHVHSERDLPQSLTRRDSLPLGMVLPILAQKASHGSRKDLDDEIETQYLKTRAPLSRSLWIIETITTAAPLLGLLGTILGIIDTFKALATAGVSDPGQISGGIGTALFATGLGIAIALFCVVFHNFFQDSLERINDQLKILLIRAATGARVQGEVPHLVPTPLQSRTA comes from the coding sequence ATGGACATGGACCTGCTTCACCAAATCACCTTTTATGTGATGTACGCCGCGCTGGCGATTGCGATCTTCATCACCATCGAACGCGGCATTTACTTCGCCTACGTGCGTCGCCAGGCCCGCGCACTGACTGAAGTGCTCGGCGCCCACGTGCACAGCGAGCGCGACCTGCCGCAAAGCCTGACCCGCCGTGACAGCCTGCCGCTTGGCATGGTGTTGCCGATCCTGGCGCAGAAGGCTTCCCATGGTTCGCGCAAGGACCTGGACGACGAAATCGAAACCCAGTACCTCAAGACCCGTGCGCCGCTGTCCCGCAGCCTGTGGATCATCGAAACCATCACTACGGCCGCCCCATTGCTGGGCTTGCTGGGCACCATCCTCGGCATCATCGACACCTTCAAGGCCCTGGCAACCGCGGGCGTGTCCGACCCGGGGCAGATTTCCGGTGGCATCGGTACGGCCTTGTTCGCCACGGGTTTGGGTATCGCCATCGCGCTGTTCTGCGTGGTGTTCCACAACTTCTTCCAGGACAGCCTGGAGCGCATCAACGACCAACTGAAGATCCTGCTGATCCGCGCCGCAACCGGTGCCCGCGTGCAGGGTGAAGTGCCGCACCTGGTACCGACACCGCTGCAAAGCCGCACTGCGTGA